The following is a genomic window from Nitrospira sp..
GTCCGACGGTTCCCGCAGCAATCAGCCCTTGGTCGGTCAAGATCTTCGGATTGACAAGGTAGGTTCGCGATGCGTAGTAGGCGACAGCACCGGAGTTCAACAGCACCCAGGGTGCGCCGTTGATCGAAAGCTGGTAGCGGCTGATGTACCTTGTATCTTGCGAATAAAAACCTTGGTCGGTCGCGTCCGTGATAGAACCGTCAAACTCGGACAGCAAGAACGTGCTGCCACAGTTGATGGTGACGACTGGAGGGCCGACCGTCACTTTCAACCCCATGTCATGTCACCTCCGCCAATTCATCGCGACAGGCACGCGATCGCGCAGTTGATTGCCGCTCGACGAACGCCGACAGTCTCAATGCACGGAGGCCACCCGTTAGGATGACGAATGGCCTCCGTCAATCAATGAACAGACCTGTTCATTGCTCCTTGAGATCAATGACCGTCCCGCTCTCATCCAATTCGACGACCACCATCGAACCTTCCGCGATCGGCTTGGTTTTCACTTCCATCCGATCCAACGGGAACACCTTCTCTCCTTCCGGAGTCCAGAGTTTGATTTCCTTCTTGGTCAACCCGGCATAAATGAGTTTGCCGGAAATCAGACGGTGCACCCCCGGCTTGTTTTTATGTTTTCCATGGTGATCGATCACCAGATTCTCTTCGTTGAGCCACAACGTGACCTCGTCGCCGACGGCGGCATCGGCCGGAGCCGTTTTGGCGGCAATGGTGTATTGCCCCACCGGAGTCTTCACATAGACCAGTCCCGAATGGATTTTCGTCACCACTCCGTCCAACGTCAGATGATAGCCGGATTTCGTGTGGGGATGTTCGTCCAGCTCTATCTCCACCGTCATGCGATGGATATCGATGACCTTGCCCGCTTCGTTCAGTTCGACGGCGATCGGTGTTCCTTCGTCTATTCCTGAGAGCTGGGATCGGCCCGTTTGGACGTCAAAGCTTTTTTCACCATCCGGCGTCCAGAGTTTGATTTCCTTCCTGTCCGGCGACGCATAGGCCAGCTTGCCGGAGACGATGCGATGGGAATGGGCCGGGTCCCCTTTCCGGTGGACATCGATGACGACATTGTTTTCGTTGACCTGCATCTCCACTTCTTCGCCGACATGCAGATTCTTCGGCGCCGTGGCGGACGCGATCTTCATCTGCCCCCAGGACGTTTTGATGGTGATCAGGTCCGGCCCCACCTGGGACACGACGCCGGTGACCTTCATATGCGTCGCCCTCTCATGCGCCCGTCCTTGGACGGGCATCAGCATCATCAGACTGAAAGCACACAACCCGAGCATTCTCAACTTGCGCATCCGTGATCTCCCTTCATGTTCATCTGCTTCATGTTCATCTGAATGACCGATGATTGCTGCCGTCGAACACTGACTGTCAGCCGTTCCTCCTTTCGCCTGACGGTTTTATTTTCTTCCTTCCTCAGAGCCGCAACGGTTTGATCGGCGAGACGACGGCGTCGGGATTATTTTTCCAGATCGCCTCATCGGCATCCACATACAGCTCGACCTCATTGCCGTCAGGGTCGTGCAGATAGAGGCTTTGGCTCACCGTATGGTCGCTCATGCCGTCGATCGGGACGCCGGCCTGCTCCAATTCACGCTTCGCAGTCTTGAGTTCATCGAGGCTGTCGCCGATCTTGATGCCGATGTGGTAGAGCCCTCGGCGGCGCCCGATCGGTGGTCCCGGCGCATCGCCGACCTGGATGAGCAACAGTTCGTGGTGGGTGCGTCCGCTCGTCAACGCCGCCGCTGCGCCGTTGAAAATCCGCCCCACTTCGTGAAAGCCGAGCAGGTCGCGATAGAAAGCAAGCGATCGTTGAAGGTCTTTCACGTAAAACACCACATGCCCCAGATACTGTGCTTTCATGGTTTCCTTTCGTCGTTCGCGAAGCGTCGTCGATCTCTCGCAATCACATGCCGACGAGGCCCCTTCTCGAACGATTCACGCTTCACGCGATACCCCTCACTCAATATCAGGACGGCGTCTACCGCAGCAACCCCCTCACCGCCGCATGCGCCAACCCCACATCCGGCTCCCGTTGCAACGCATCGTAATAATGCCTGCCGAATCCATCTCCCTCTTCCGACGGCGTCAAGAGCGTCCGCATCGACGCGATGAGGGCGGTGATCTCCGCGTCGTCCGCCGACTCCTTTCCTTCAGCCAGTTCGTCGAGCCGGGCCATCATTTGAGACAGCGGGCGCAACCAGGCAAACCAGGCATCGCCCAGCACCAGTTGAAAAAAGGCGCCGTTTGTCTGGATACGCCCGTGCACACGCTCATAGGTCACCCGCTCGCCGTCCAGCAACGCCTTGTGCAGGCGCAGCAGCGCCCGCGACAAATTGTCCAGATGCGCCCCTCTGTGATTCGGGCCCGGCATGGTTTCGCCTCCTTGACTATGACTTGCGCACGGCCTTCACGCCGCCGTGGGTCCCGATCGGAACGGCCGCCCCATTGATCTGGCCGGCCTCGTCGGAGGCCAGAAAGAGCAGCGTCTCGGCGATGGCTTCCGGTTTGACCCATGTGGAGGGATCGACTTCCGGCATGCTCGCCCGGTTGGCCGGCGTATCGATCGTGGTGGGCAGCACCCCGTTGACCGTCACTCCGGAACCTTTCAACTCCAGCGCCAGCACACGAATCAAGGCAAGCAGGCTGGATTTGGCCACGATGTAGGCAGCGGCTCCGGGAAAGGGTTCGACCGCCGCCCACGCCGCCGTATGCAGGAGACGGCCGGTTCCTCGTTCCACCATGTGGGGCAGCACGGCTTTCGAGAGTAGAAAGGCCGCCGTGACGTTCATGGTCAACATCCGCTGCCAGAGGGCCGCATCTGTGTCCTCCACGCGTCCCATGGCGAAGCCGCCGACCAGATTGATCAGCACGTCGATGCGGCCATGCGTTCGGATCACCTCGTTCACCAAGCGTCGGACGTCCGACTCATCGGTAACATCGGCCTTCATCGCGACCCGATCCGCTACAGGCGACGGCGGATTGCGATCTGCCGTGATGACTCGCGCACCTGCCCTCGCCACAACCGGCACGACGGTATGCCCAAGGGCTCCCGACCCTCCGGCGATCAACACGACCCTGTCCTTGAGTATCATGATGGCTATTCCTCTTTCTGCATCACCTGATGCACCCTTGCCGTGACGCCCGTCTGCGGCCCGACCGACAACGCAGCCGCCGCCGGACTTGCTCCCCCCGTTCGACCACTCACCCGGTGGCTGACCTTGCGGACGAGTACGAAGAACAGCGGCACGAAGAAGACGGCTAGAAAGGTCGCCGCCAGCATGCCGCCGAACACGCCGGTGCCGATGGAATGGCGGCTGGCCGCGCCGGCTCCGGTGGCGAGGACCAGTGGAACGACACCGAGGATAAAGGCCATCGAGGTCATGATGATCGGCCTGAACCGCAGCTTGGCCGCTTCCATCGCCGCATCCACCAACGAGAGCCCATGTTCGTACCGTTGATTGGCGAATTCCACGATCAGAATGGCGTTCTTGGCCGCAAGGCCGATGAGCGTCACCAACCCGATCTGGAAGTAGATGTCGTTCGTCATGCCCGAGAGCCACACGGCCGCCAGGGCACCGAACACCCCGAAGGGTACGGCGAGGATGACTGCAAACGGCACGGCCCAGCTCTCGTATTGCGCCGCCAACACAAGAAACACCATGAGCAGGCCGAATCCGAACGCCGACACCGATTGGGTACCGGCCTTGCGTTCCTGATACGAAATACCGCTCCAGTCGATGTCGAATCCCTGCGGAACCAAGACTTCCTGAGCAGCCCTCTGTAACGCATCCAGCGCTTCACCGGAACTGTAGCCCGGTGCGGCCGAGCCCAAGACGAGCGCCGTATTGAATCCGTTGAAATGGGTCACAGGATCCGGGCCGCTGCCATAGGTCGTCGAGACCACCGTGTCGAGCGGGATCATCGTCAGACCTTGCCCGTTATTCAGCGCGCGCACGTAAATCTTGCTGATATCGGCCGGCGTCGACCGGTACTGCGGCTCCGCCTCCGTTTGGACGCGATAGACTCGACCGAACTTCACGAAGTCATTGATGTAGAAATTGCCGAAGTAGGCCTGCAGGGTGTCGAAGACCTCCGAAATCGGCACGCCCAGCGCCTTGGCTCGCTCGCGGTTGATCTTGGCGTGTACCCGTGGTGCGCTGACGCGAAAACTCGTGTTGACGGCCCCGATCGCCGGATCCTGCCTCGCCTTGGCGACGAACTCTTGCGCCACCGCCGCGAACTTCTTGAAGTCGCCGCCGCTCGGGTCTTGCACCTGGACGGAGAAGCCGCCGGTCGCGCCAAGGCCTCGAATGGAAGGGGCATTGAAGGCCAGGACCAGCCCCTCGGGAATCTTGGCGAACTCCCGGAAGGCCCCCGCGATGATGGACTTCACATGGTTCTGTTGGCCGGTTCGTTCATCCCAATGTTTCAAGGGAGCGAACATGGTGGCCGTGTTGGTGCCGCGGGTGTTGAAGACGAAATTCTGGCCGGACAGGGTCTGCGTTCCATACACGGCCGGAATCGATTGGTAGTAGTTCTCGACCTTGTCCAACACCGCGTCGGTCCGCTTTTTGGACGCGCCGTCAGGCAGTTGAACGATCGTAATGAAGTACCCCTGGTCTTCATCGGGCAGAAAGGCCGTGGGAATCGTCTTGAACAGATGCGCTGCGATGCCGAGCACCAGACCGAATAGGGCCAACGAGAGCAGGCTGTGCTTGAGTGTGAGTCCCACCATCCGTCCATAGCGCAGTTGAATCGAATCGAAGGCCCTATTGAAGAGTCCGAAAAATCCTTTGTCTCGGCCATGGCCGGGCTTCAGCACCAGCGCACAGAGGGCCGGGCTGAGGGTCAGGGCGACGAATCCTGAGATGGTGACGGACACGGCGATCGTAATGGCGAATTGCTTGTACAATTGCCCGGTAATGCCGCCGAGAAATCCTACCGGCACGAACACGGCGCACAACACCAGTACGATCGCGATGACCGGTCCGGTCACTTCGCCCATGGCTTTCTTCGCCGCTTCTTTCGGTGAGAGTCCGTTCGCCATGTGGCGCTCCACGTTTTCGACGACCACGATGGCATCATCCACCACGATGCCGATGGCCAGCACCAAGCCGAACAGGGTCAGGGTGTTGATCGAAAACCCGAGCGCCTCCATGCCGGCGAACGTCCCGATGAGCGACACCGGCACCGCCACCGCAGGAATCAAGGTCGCGCGCCAACTCTGGAGGAAGAGGTACACCACCAGGAGCACCAGGATCATGGCATCCCGCAACGTCGCGACGACCTCCTTGATGGAGACCTCGACGAACCGCGTCGTATCGTAGGGAATATCGTACGTGACTCCGGGCGGGAAGACCTTGGCCAGATCGTCCATTTCCTGGCGCATCCGTTTCACCGTGTCGAGCGCGTTGGCGCCGGGGGAGAGGAACGTGATGAGCAGGGCGGTCGGTTTGTGGTTGTACCGGCCTTCGAGGACATAGGACTGGGCACCCAATTCGATCCGCGCCACGTCCTTGAGCCGGACCATCGATCCGTTCGGGAGGGCCCGCACGATCATGTCCTCGAATTCACGGACATCCGACATCCGCCCTTCGGTGATGAGCGGCAGCGTCAACTCGGTTCCCTGCGGCGTCGGCTCCCGCCCGATCGTCCCGGCTGGAAAGTCCCGATTCTGTTCCCGCACCACCGTGGCGATGTCCGTCGGGGTCAGGCTCAACTGTGCCATGCGTACCGGATTCAGAATCAGCCGCATGCTGTAGTTCTGCTGCCCGAAGACCGTCGCATCGCCCACACCGGGCAGCCGTTTGACGTTGTCGATGATGCGCAGGATGGCGAAGTTGGAGAGGAAGAAGGCATCGTGCTGCGGATCGGTGGACTGCAGCACCATGACGGTCAACAGGTCCGGAGACATTTTCTTGACGGTGATCCCTTGCCGAATGACTTCCGGCGGCAGTTGCGGTTCCGCCAATTTCTGCCGGTTCTGCGTCTGGACCTGCGCGATATCGACGTTGGTGCCGATTTCGAACGTGAGGCGGATGGTCAGGTGGCCGTCGTTGGTGCTCGTCGAATCGAAATACAAGAGGTTGTCGATGCCGGGAAGCTGCAATTCGATCGGGCGCGCCACCGATTCCGCGACCACCTCCGCGCTGGCGCCGGGATAGTCGGCTTCGATCTGCACCATGGGGGGAGTGATCGGAGGAAACTGCGCGATCGGCAGGGCCTGCATGGCCACCAGCCCCACGACGACGATGATGATGGAGAGGACCGAGGCGAAGATCGGCCGCTCAATGAAGAACGTCGGACTCATTTTATCCCTTCGGAGCGGGCGGCGGTCGGTACCGTCCCTTCTGCGGCGGGGGTCGGACCAGCCACGGTCACGGGCTTTACCTGCGCTCCCGGCATCGCCCGTTGGAACCCGTCGACCACGATCCGCTCACCGGCCCGCAATCCCTCTTCGATGATCCATTCATCACCTCGCCACAGGGTCGCCTTGACGTCGCGGATCTCCACTTTGTCGCTCTCGCCGACCACGTAGACGACCGACCCCTTGGATCCCTGCTGAACGGCTCGTTGCGGCACCAGGATGGCGTGAGGCTTCGAGACTCCATGAAACTTGACCGTGACGAATTGTCCCGGCATCAGGACCCGATCGGGGTTGGGGAAGACCACTCGCGCCTGCCTCGACCCCGTCTCCGTGCGCAGGCCCACGTCGGCAAAGTCCAAGACGCCTTCATGTGGGTAGGTCGTGCCGTCCACGAAGGTGATGAGGCCGGTCAATTTGTAGATCCCGGGATGTTCGATGCGCTTGGAGAGGATGTCACGCCGGCGCTTGAGCAGGAAACTCTCCGGAGCGCTGACGATGACGTACATCGGATCCATCTGATGGATGACGGTCAGCAGGTCCGTCTGGGCTGTGACCAGCCGTCCTTCGTAGTAGTGAGTCCGTTCGATCAATCCATCGATAGGCGCGACGATGAGGGTATTGTCGAGATCGAACTTCGCCTTCACCACGTCCCCCTTCGCCGCTTCCAGCGCCGCCTTGGCCGCAAGATCTTCGGCCACCGCGTCGTCCATGTCCTTTTGACTGACCGCCTGTTCGACCAACAGCGGTTTCACCCGATCGAGATTTTGACGGGCCTGGACAAGTCTGGCTTCGGCTTGGGAAGCCCTGGCCTTGGCGCTGACATAGGTCGCCTGAAAGGGCACCGGATCGATGCGATAGAGGGGGTCTCCCTTATGAACATCGCGTCCCTCCAGGAAGAGACGCTCCTTCATGATCCCCGTCACTTGCGAACGGATCTCGACGATGCGGGAGGCTTCCGCCTGCCCGATGAATTCCGGTTCGTCCGCGACGGCATGCTGAATGGCCGCGACGACCTGCACTTCCGGTATGGGTGTTCCCGGAGGAGCGGTCGCCTCTGGTTTACAGCCGAAGAGACCGGCACCGGCCAGCAGGAGCATACAGGTGGTCCGATATTTCATGATGATGGAGCGCGCGGGCATCACGATGCTGACACACCTCCTGTGACCCGTTTTGGTCGAACGTAGATCAGCCGTCCCACCTTACAATTGAACGGTGGCACGGCACAACCGTCCGCCCGCTCGACTCACCTCGTGGTCGATTCTTTCGGCGGCGACTGCATCCATAGACCATCCGGCAACGGTTTGAGACAAGCACCGGAACAAGGTTCTCTTATGGTCCATCCTCGCTGTCCAGGTGATGCGCCTTGCGGCCGCCGCGTGCCAAGGGATTGGCGCGGAGCTGTCCCTCAACCATCAATCTCGCCATATCCGCAGCGCGGGCGACGAGTTCCTGCGCCCCTTCACGCAATTCCCGGCTGTACCGCACCGCGAGGACATTCCGTTCCATGTCCTCGGCGCTCCAGCCACGCGAATGGGCGATAAACGGGAACTGCGGAAACTGGCAGCCGACTTCGGCGAAAAAGGTCATCAGTTGTCCGGCGACACCCTGCACGTTGTCTTGCCCGCCCGTGATGATGAAGGCCGCCACTTTGTTTTTGAGGAGGTGTCTGTTGGCGATCGTTTCCTGGTTCTGGATGCAATTCATCCGTTCGACCATCTTGTAATATAGGCTGCTGGCGTTGCCCCAACGGATCGGAGTCGAAATCAGAATCACATCTGCCCAATGCACGATCGCCTCATACACCCGATCCATCTGGTCGGTCGGATCCATCTGCGTGATCGAACAGGGCCAGGTGCAGGCCTCCGCCGCCTTCGAATAGAACCCTTCACAGGGTCGAAACTTCAGTTCCCGCAGCGTAATACCTTGAGTCTCCAGCTGGAGAGCGGTCCGGGCATAATCTAGCGCCACCTCCAGCAGAGCATCCGAGGTACTGTACCGTGGATGGTTCTGCGTCATCGCCGTGGTCGAGATCCCCACCACGCGAATCGGGCCTGCGGCGCGGACGATCGGGCGCGCGAGCGGATGGGGTTTGTGCGGCTGCCGCTGCCTCTTTGTCGCCGAGGCAAGGTCCACGTAGAGTCGGCCGTTCTCTTCCTTGGTCGCATAGACCGGGACCTGATCCTGCTCATATCCCGGTTCGCCATGACCGGTTTTGTAATGGAACTTCCAGTAGTGCCAGGGGCAGACGACGTAGTCGCCGTCGAGCCGTCCTTCACCAAGCGGCCCGCCGATGTGATTACAGATCCCTGAAATCGCCGCGAATTGGCCGTCCTTGTAACTCAACGCCAGCGGCGTCTGGCCGCAGACGACCTGCTGGAGGGAGTGGTGTTTGAGTTCGTCGACCGAGCCGACCTCAGTCCAGTTGGCATCAGGCATGTCCGGTTCTTTCAGAGGTCAACTCTAGCAGGATACGGAAAAAGTCCGCCAGCGGCGTTCTCGCATCACTCAGAGGCTCACCGTACGACCTGGGTGAACGTCTGTTCCCACAGGCGGTGGGTGGGCTGGTGAGACCGGTCTACGATTCGCCGCCAAGACACGGCCGGCTCACCGTCTCGCCGGCGTCCGCAAACGTGACGCTCATTATGCTTCGCGTCGCGGACCTCGCTGCGGCCTTGCTGGACGGCCTGTTTGCGCATCCTGCAAGACTGTTCAGTGTCGTCTCACACCGCGACATCTGTGGTGGCTACAGGGCTCACAATGAGTTTTTCCGCAGCCTGCTCGGTTCGTCGATCATAGACGCTTCTCCTCAAGATCATACACATCGAAATACACGTAGACGGGACGATGTGTCGGCACGTATTTCGGGATGTACTCCTCCATATACGCCTGCACCGGCGGCGCCATCTCGGAGAGACGCAAGTCCCGCATTTTGTTGTTCCACTCAATGACGGCCTGTCGGTCTTGTACCTGGCTGTGGGCCTTGATCCAGACGCCAAGCTCCTCATCCGTCGCTCCGGTTGCCACGACCTCCTTGAACTGGTCCGGAGTAATCCCGGCAAATGTAAACCAGAGAGAGGCCAACGAACAGGGCCAATAGTTGTATTCTCCGTTCATGCCCAAGAGGAACGCCCGGCATTTGTCCGCACATCGCGCCGCGATGACGTAACCGCCGAGCATCTCGCGCGTGCTGCGAGGATAATTCTTCCGGAGATCCTTGGCCAGCTTCTTGACGTTCTCGAGATCAGCGCTCATCGTAACGCCTCCTTGTGTTTCTTTCTCATAGAGGAAGAGGCTGCTTGATGCCCCTGCTCGTTGAGCTTGGGAACAAGCTTGCACCCGATCACTCCGCGGCGCCAACAACCACCACTTTCATAGAAGTTCTTCACTCCTGGCCAATGAGAGAACTGGATCTGTCGCTCATCGCTATTGCTCTGGTACCAATAGGGGTGCCCCTTTCTCCTTAAGAAAAAAAACCAAAAACTTCGCAGGCGTTGTATCGCTCGCGTTCCGTCCTCCAACATGAACATCGTTCGGACCTTCGTAGAAGGTCTGTCCCGCCGTCAACGTAACCGGTTGATGGCCTTGCACCTGCATGATGATGGAACCCTCTAGCACGTACACAAAGACATGCGCATTATGACGGTGCGCCGGGTCACTGGCTCCAGGAGGATAATCGACCGTAATCATCACGGCTTCCTTGCCTGGTATGTCTAAAAGATCTTGTGATGTAAGCGGTGTAACCTTCGCTTGCTGAGCAAGCAGCGGCGTGCCCATAAAAAACCACAGGCTGATGGACAAAAGAATCTTCTTCATCACTCCAATCCTTTTTAGGCTTAAAGCGATTCGAGCCAGCTTCAAGCATCGCTGCGACACCAGACAAAGCACGTGGTTCATATCTATGGCTGGCAAAGGGCCTAGCAATAGGATCTCTCCATCAAACTCCGAATCGCACTCTTTACATTCGTCGCGTTACTTTTTCGTACCCGTGTCGTAGTAAAACCGTTCGTTGACGATCTTCCCGTTCTTCCATTTCGCGACCGACACCTGTTCCAAACGCATCGGCTGGTCGTTCGTCGCGATGAATTCCATGACGCACTCATAAAAGGTCACGTTCTCGCCGACGCCGGACGCCGTGACGTGAAACCCTTTCCACTCCTTGACACCGTTGAGAAACTGTTTCTCGCGTTCGATGTTGGCGGCGAGCCCCTTCGTGGGAGGATTGGCGTTGTCCTGCATGACCGTGTCCGCATCGTAGAACTCGTGCATCGCGTCAATGATCTTCCCCTGCTGAATGTGGGTCAAAAGCCCCTGCAGGCGTTGCTGAAGGATCTGGTTGCTCATCTCGTCTCCTTTCGTGGTTGCACACGTGGTGGTTTGGTGAACGTGATCCCGGCTTGTTGCACCTCCTGATAGGGGAGGAGCCACACGAGCGATTCGTCGCTCAGATCGCCGACCTGAATCCGGTTCCCCCAGGGATCGCGGAAATCACATCGGAAATCGGGGTGCAGTTTGAGTTTGTATTTCTTCGTCAGTTTGCGTCGAACTTCCTTGATTTGATCGGCATCCCTGACCATCAGGCCGAAATGCTTCACCCGATCCGGCTGAAGCTCCTCGACCTCGAAAATCGCCATGAACTGATGCTCGCCCAGTTTGCACCAGGCGGCGCCTTCGCCGCCCCGCAACATCTTCAATCCGAACACATCGGCATAAAACTTCACGGCCTTCTTGGCATCCGTAACTTCGATCACGATGTGATTACATCCATAGACCTGGACAGCCATCCCGGTTCCTCCTTAACTGGTGACCCGCTCGATCGTAGAGACGAAGGTCTCTACCGGTTGCGCGCCAGATAGGGTGGCCGTTCCGTTCAAGACGAAGTACGGGACGCCCCTGATCCCCAGCCGATGTCCGCGCGCCTCCTCCTGTCGCACTGCCTCGACGCCTTCGTCCGTCTGCAGCAGTCGCCCGACCTTGTCCCCGTCCAGCCCGGCTCGGACAGCGAGAGTTACCAGTGTCTCGGCCTGCCCGATATTCAACCCCTCGGTGAAGTAGCCATGAAACAATTCTTCCACCATCGCATCCTGACGGTGGTGCTGCCCGGCAAACCAGATCAACCGGTGCGCGTCGAACGTGTTCGGAGTTCGTTCGATCCGATCGAACATGAAATCGATGCCGGCACCGGTGCCGACTGCAGCGACGCGCTCTTGAATCGCCTTCATCTCACCGGGACCGCCGAACTTTGCTTCGAGATAGGCGCGGCGGTCCATCCCGACCTTCGGCATGGTCGGGTTGAGCTGAAACGGACGCCAGAGGACCGGGGTTTCGCCTCGCCCTTTCGTCGTATCCAGCGCCTGTTCCAGCCGCCGCTTGCCGATGTAGCACCAAGGGCAGACCACATCGGAATAGACTTCAATCGCGATGGACCGACCGGTCATGACAAGTGCCCCATTTTTCCCGCCTGATAGTCCTGTACGGCCTGAATGATTTCGTCGCGTGTGTTCATGACGAATGGACCATACCGGGCGATCGGTTCTGCAATCGGCTCGCCGCTCAGCACGAGGATCGTCGCGTCCTCCTTGGCCTCGACCGCCACCCGTTCACCCTTCTGCCCGAGCAATGCGATGTCCACTTCCCGCACGACCTGCGATCCGTTCACCGTCACCCGTCCATGCAGCACGAACAGCGCCGAATTGAATCCTTCCGGCAGGGCCAGGTCGATCTGATGTCCGGCCTTCAGCCGCACATCATACAGATGAACCGGACTGAAGGTCTTGGCAGGACCGTTCACGCCGCGAAACTCGCCGGCGATCACGCGCAACAGGCCGGCTCCTCCACCGAGGTCCACCGCAGGAATATCGTCGCTCACCAGCGTCTGGTACCGCGGCGCGGACATCTTGTGCGCCTTCGGCAAATTGACCCAGAGTTGGATGCCCTCCAGCAGGCCGCCCTGTCTGGCAAATTCCTTCTCATGCAGCTCTTCATGTACGATACCGGAGGCGGCGGTCATCCACTGCACATCGCCAGGACCGATGACGCCGCCGCTTCCGGTCGAGTCCCGATGCGCCACCTTGCCGTGGTACATGATCGTGACCGTCTCGAATCCCCGATGAGGATGCTCCCCCACGCCCAGTCGCCTGTTCGTCGGCGGAAACTGCGCCGGCCCCAAGTAGTCCAGGAGCAAAAACGGTGACAGCTGCTCCTCGACGCCGGCCCCCGGAATCATGTTGCGGACCGGAAACCCATCGCCGACCATATGTTGAGATCCAGCCTGATAGACCCCGACGAGTTCCTTGGTGATTGACGTATCTGTTCGCATGTCCGCCTCCCTTGCCATGTCTCTGTCGGTGTAAACCCGCCACACTCGAAGGAATCCAGACCGCGGTGGGTCAGCCCACTCGTTCTGCAACCAGTCTATCCGCCGACCATTTTCCTGCTCCGGTGGCGAGGAGGGCCGCGCTGATCCCGATGACCAGGAGATGATATTCAAAGCCTTCGCCCTGTTGCTGGCCGAACCAGTTCATGAAGAACCCGTGCGGAATGTGCGTCGTGACGATGGCGCCCAACATGATGATGATATAACTGGCCGCGGTGAATCTGGTCAGGAAGCCGGCGAGCAAGCCCAGGCTTCCCAACGATTCTCCTATGATGATCAGAAACGCCACGATCCAGGGCAATCCCATCTTCTGGGTAAAAAACCCCATCGTGCCGTCGAAGCCGAAGCCGCCGAACCACCCGAGCAATTTCTGCGCACCGTGGGGAAACATCACCAATCCCAACGTCAGCCGGAGGATCAGGCCAGACCAGCTCTCATCCGTGTCGAATAGCGCTTTCATTTCGGTACCTCCTGTAATCGACCATTGACCGCCTGACTCCGCCCACCCTTTTCGGATCGCCCGGCGAAAAGCCGATCAAGCCGACCCCAGTATAATAGTTCTAGTTAGGATCAAGTCAAGTCGTGATTTGCTCTACAAGAGGAGAAGCGAGACTGTTTCACCCGTAACTTCAGGTCGTTGCGTTGAAAGAATGGTCCGGAATGCGAGGAGTGATCGAGAACCGGGGGGGCTGGAGCTGATGTGGGAGCAAAGGGGCAATCCTAGGTCCGCTCGCGGCTCATTTTCTTTCCTTGATCGCCCGCTCCACGTCACGGCCGGCTTCGCGCGCCTTGATGGTCTCGCGGCGATCGTACTGCTTCTTCCCCTTCGCCAACGCCAA
Proteins encoded in this region:
- a CDS encoding Biphenyl-2,3-diol 1,2-dioxygenase, whose translation is MKAQYLGHVVFYVKDLQRSLAFYRDLLGFHEVGRIFNGAAAALTSGRTHHELLLIQVGDAPGPPIGRRRGLYHIGIKIGDSLDELKTAKRELEQAGVPIDGMSDHTVSQSLYLHDPDGNEVELYVDADEAIWKNNPDAVVSPIKPLRL
- a CDS encoding Glyoxalase/bleomycin resistance protein/dioxygenase encodes the protein MAVQVYGCNHIVIEVTDAKKAVKFYADVFGLKMLRGGEGAAWCKLGEHQFMAIFEVEELQPDRVKHFGLMVRDADQIKEVRRKLTKKYKLKLHPDFRCDFRDPWGNRIQVGDLSDESLVWLLPYQEVQQAGITFTKPPRVQPRKETR
- a CDS encoding RND efflux system, inner membrane transporter — its product is MSPTFFIERPIFASVLSIIIVVVGLVAMQALPIAQFPPITPPMVQIEADYPGASAEVVAESVARPIELQLPGIDNLLYFDSTSTNDGHLTIRLTFEIGTNVDIAQVQTQNRQKLAEPQLPPEVIRQGITVKKMSPDLLTVMVLQSTDPQHDAFFLSNFAILRIIDNVKRLPGVGDATVFGQQNYSMRLILNPVRMAQLSLTPTDIATVVREQNRDFPAGTIGREPTPQGTELTLPLITEGRMSDVREFEDMIVRALPNGSMVRLKDVARIELGAQSYVLEGRYNHKPTALLITFLSPGANALDTVKRMRQEMDDLAKVFPPGVTYDIPYDTTRFVEVSIKEVVATLRDAMILVLLVVYLFLQSWRATLIPAVAVPVSLIGTFAGMEALGFSINTLTLFGLVLAIGIVVDDAIVVVENVERHMANGLSPKEAAKKAMGEVTGPVIAIVLVLCAVFVPVGFLGGITGQLYKQFAITIAVSVTISGFVALTLSPALCALVLKPGHGRDKGFFGLFNRAFDSIQLRYGRMVGLTLKHSLLSLALFGLVLGIAAHLFKTIPTAFLPDEDQGYFITIVQLPDGASKKRTDAVLDKVENYYQSIPAVYGTQTLSGQNFVFNTRGTNTATMFAPLKHWDERTGQQNHVKSIIAGAFREFAKIPEGLVLAFNAPSIRGLGATGGFSVQVQDPSGGDFKKFAAVAQEFVAKARQDPAIGAVNTSFRVSAPRVHAKINRERAKALGVPISEVFDTLQAYFGNFYINDFVKFGRVYRVQTEAEPQYRSTPADISKIYVRALNNGQGLTMIPLDTVVSTTYGSGPDPVTHFNGFNTALVLGSAAPGYSSGEALDALQRAAQEVLVPQGFDIDWSGISYQERKAGTQSVSAFGFGLLMVFLVLAAQYESWAVPFAVILAVPFGVFGALAAVWLSGMTNDIYFQIGLVTLIGLAAKNAILIVEFANQRYEHGLSLVDAAMEAAKLRFRPIIMTSMAFILGVVPLVLATGAGAASRHSIGTGVFGGMLAATFLAVFFVPLFFVLVRKVSHRVSGRTGGASPAAAALSVGPQTGVTARVHQVMQKEE
- a CDS encoding RND efflux system, membrane fusion protein, whose protein sequence is MMPARSIIMKYRTTCMLLLAGAGLFGCKPEATAPPGTPIPEVQVVAAIQHAVADEPEFIGQAEASRIVEIRSQVTGIMKERLFLEGRDVHKGDPLYRIDPVPFQATYVSAKARASQAEARLVQARQNLDRVKPLLVEQAVSQKDMDDAVAEDLAAKAALEAAKGDVVKAKFDLDNTLIVAPIDGLIERTHYYEGRLVTAQTDLLTVIHQMDPMYVIVSAPESFLLKRRRDILSKRIEHPGIYKLTGLITFVDGTTYPHEGVLDFADVGLRTETGSRQARVVFPNPDRVLMPGQFVTVKFHGVSKPHAILVPQRAVQQGSKGSVVYVVGESDKVEIRDVKATLWRGDEWIIEEGLRAGERIVVDGFQRAMPGAQVKPVTVAGPTPAAEGTVPTAARSEGIK
- a CDS encoding 3-oxoacyl-[acyl-carrier protein] reductase encodes the protein MILKDRVVLIAGGSGALGHTVVPVVARAGARVITADRNPPSPVADRVAMKADVTDESDVRRLVNEVIRTHGRIDVLINLVGGFAMGRVEDTDAALWQRMLTMNVTAAFLLSKAVLPHMVERGTGRLLHTAAWAAVEPFPGAAAYIVAKSSLLALIRVLALELKGSGVTVNGVLPTTIDTPANRASMPEVDPSTWVKPEAIAETLLFLASDEAGQINGAAVPIGTHGGVKAVRKS